In the Acomys russatus chromosome 13, mAcoRus1.1, whole genome shotgun sequence genome, one interval contains:
- the LOC127196999 gene encoding transmembrane protein 258-like, whose amino-acid sequence MELEAMSRFTSLVNPPVFPHLIVMLLAIGMIFTTWFFINEVTSTKYICNIYKELLNSLVASPFMDFAVLFLLLWVGIYVGVPKGTHQEAHKVPAFEN is encoded by the coding sequence ATGGAGCTTGAGGCCATGAGTAGGTTTACTAGCCTGGTGAACCCTCCTGTATTCCCACACCTGATTGTGATGCTTCTAGCCATTGGCATGATCTTTACCACCTGGTTCTTCATTAATGAGGTCACCTCCACCAAGTACATATGCAATATCTACAAAGAGCTCCTCAACTCCTTGGTGGCCTCACCCTTCATGGACTTTGCagtcctgttcctcctgctctggGTCGGTATCTATGTAGGAGTCCCCAAGGGTACCCATCAAGAAGCTCACAAAGTCCctgcttttgaaaattaa